The uncultured Subdoligranulum sp. genomic sequence GCCGAAGGTGGAACCGTGGGAACCGGGTCCCATGTGGTCGGCCACCTTTTTGGTCATGACCACGGCGCCGATGGGCAGACCCCCGCCCAGGCCCTTGGCCAGGGTGACGATGTCGGGATGCAGGTCAAACTGCTCGCAGGCCAGGAAGGTGCCGGTGCGGCCCACGCCGGTCTGCACCTCGTCCACCAGCAGCAGGATGTCGTGTTCCTTGCAGAAGGCGGCCACCTTTGCCACATACTCTTTATCCAGGGCGACGACGCCGCCCTCGCCCTGCACCAGTTCCAGCAGCACGGCGCAGGTCTCTTCGTCAGCGGCGGCTTCCAGGGCGGCGAAATCCCCCGCCGGGATGTAGCCGAACCGCTCGGGGAAGGGTCCGAAATCGTGGTGGAACACATCCTGGCCGGTGGCGGTCAGGGTGGCCAGCGTGCGGCCGTGGAAGGAGTTGACCAGCGTCAGCACCTTGTTGCGGTCGGGGCCGTAGGTGTCCACGCTGTACTTGCGGGCCGCCTTGATGGCGCCCTCGTTGGCCTCGGCGCCGGAATTGCCGAAAAACACCGCGTCCAGCCCGGTGCGGCGGCAGAGTTTTTCCGCCAGGGCGCCGCAGGGCTCGGTGTAGTAGAGGTTGGAGGTGTGCTGCAGCTTGCCCGCCTGGGCCGTGACCGCCGCCACCCAGGCCGGGTGGCAGTAGCCCAGGGAATTGACGCCGATGCCCGAGGTGAAGTCCAGGTACTGCTTGCCCTCGGCGTCGGTGGCGACCATGCCCTGGCCGCCCACCAGCGCCACCGGGCTGCGGCCGTAGGTGTGCAGGACGTAGGTGTCGTCCCTCTTCATGATGGACTGGGTATTCATTGGCTCTACCTCCCTTTAGCGGTTGCCGCGGCGGTAGAACATGGTACCGGCGCCGCGGTCGGAGAACATCTCCAGCAGAATGGAATGGGGCACCCGGCCGTCGATGATGACCGCCTCGTGGACGCCCTTGTAGATGGCTTCGGCCATGCCCTCGATCTTGGGCAGCATGCCCCCGGCAATGACCCCCGCCTGCTTGTAACCCTCGATCTCCGAGACTTCCACCTCGGGGATCAGGGTGGATTCGTCGTCCTTATCATAGAGCAGACCCACAATGTCGGTCATGCTCACCAGCTTTTCGGCGTGGAGGGCGATGGCGATCTCGGCGGCGGCGGTGTCGGCGTTGATGTTGTAGGGGATGCCGTTGCTGTCCATGCCCACCGTGGCGATGACCGGAATGAAGCTGTCCGCCAGCAGATGGTCGATCAGGGTGGTGTCCACCCGCTCGATCTCGCCCACGTAGCCAAGGTCCATGTCCGCCTTGCGGGAGCAGGTGATCATGTGGCCGTCCATGCCGCAAAGACCCACGCCGCGGCCCTTGAGCAGCGCCACCAGGTCCTTGTTCACCTGGCCTGCCAGCACCTGCTGGACGATGCCCATGGTTTCCTTGTCGGTGTAGCGCAGGCCGCCCACAAACTTGGACTCCTTGCCCACCCGCTTGAGCATCTGGTTGATGGCCGGGCCGCCGCCGTGGACCAGCACCACCCGCACGCCCAGCAGCGTCAGGGTGACCAGGTCGTTCATGACGGCCAGCTTCAGCTCATCGTTGACCATGGCGTTGCCGCCGTACTTGACGACCAGCGTCTTGCCGTGATATTTCTGGATATAGGGCGTTGCTTCGCTGAAAAGCAGCGCCATCTGTTCGTTTTTCATCAACCTGTCCCCTCGCTTCTCAGGTGCGGTAGTCGCCGTTGATCTTGACGTAGTCGTAGGTCAGATCGCAGCCCCAGGCCTTGGCCGTGGCATCGCCGGAGCCCAGGTCCACCAGGATCTGGATCTCGTCCTCATGCAGGACCTTGGCGGCCTCCTCCTCGCTGTAGGGGTGGTAGGCGGCGTTCTCGCAGACAAAGACCTCCCCCGCCCGGCTCTTGAGGCGGACGGCGGTCTTGGAGATGTCGAAGTCTCCCGGGGTGTAGCCGATGGCGCAGAGCACCCGGCCCCAGTTGGCGTCGGCGCCGAACATGGCGGCCTTGAACAGGGTGGAGTGGATGACGCTCTTGGACACCGCCCGGGCCGTTGCCAGGTCGGGCGCGCCGGTGACGATGCACTCCAGCAGCTTGGTGGCACCCTCGCCGTCGGCGGCCAGCTCCCGGCAGAGATGCTCGGCCACGGTGGTCAGCGCCGCCACGAAGGTATCGTAGTCGGCGGTGCCCTCCGCCACCGCAGCGCCAGACAGGCCGGATGCCAGCAGCAGCACGGTGTCGTTGGTGGAGGTGTCGCCGTCCACCGAGATCTGGTTAAACGTGGCCGGCACCACGGTGGACAGCGCCTTCTGCAGCACGGCGGGCTCCACCTGGGCATCGGTGGTCATGAAGAGCAGCATGGTGGCCATGTTGGGGTGGATCATGCCGGAGCCCTTGGCGATGGCGCCGATGCGGCAGGTCTTGCCGCCCACAGTGAATTCCACCGCGAATTCCTTGGCGTGGGTGTCGGTGGTCATGATGGCGGTGGCGGCGTCGTGGCTGCCCTCCGCCGTGGCGGCCAGCTTGGCGGCCGCGGCGGGGACGCCCTTCTCGAAGGGGGTCAGCTCCATGGCCTGGCCGATGACACCGGTGGAGGCGGGCAGCACGTCGCCGGCATCGATGCCCAGGGCTTTCGCCACCAGATCACAGGTATCCTTGGCCAGCTGGATGCCGTTGGGTGCACAGGTGTTGGCGTTGCCGCTGTTCACCACAATGGCCTGGGCGTAGCCGTCCTTCAGGTGCTCCCGGTCCACCGTGATGGGCGCGCCGTACACCTTGTTGGTGGTGTAGCAGCCGGCGCCCGCACAGCGCACATCCGCCTTGATCAGCGCCAGGTCCAGTTTGCTGTGATTGTGCCGGATGCCGCAATGCACACCGGCCGCCGAAAACCCTTTGGCGGCACAGATGCCGCCTGCAACAGGCTGAAATGTTTCCATCTTCGTTTTCCTCTCCCATCCCACGATCTCAAGAATAGTTTACAGGGCCAGACCCGCACATTCGTCCAGTCCCAGCATCAGGTTCATGCACTGCACCGCCGCGCCGGACGAGCCTTTTCCCAGGTTATCAAACAGGCTGATGAGCTGCATCTGGGTGCCGTCGGGGTTGGCCAGGCAGAAGATTTCCAGCCGGTCGGAGCCGGCCAGCTTGTTGGCGGCCAAAAAGCCGCCGTCGGTGCCCTCGTTGAGGGGATGTACCGAGATGATCTTGCCCCCGGCGTAATAGTCCGCCAGCGTGTCGGCCACCTGCTGGGCGGTCAGCCCCAGGGCCGCCAGGTCCAGGGGGATCATCGTCTCCATGCCGGCGTAGTAGTCCGCCACGATGGGCACGAAGTTGGGGGCGGTGTCCAGCCCGGTGATCGCCTTCATCTCGGGCAGGTGCTTGTGGTGGAGCGCCAGGCCGTAGGGCCGGGGCGCGTTGAGGGCCGCATCCTCCCGGGGGGCCTCATACTGGGCGATCATCTTCTTGCCGCCGCCGGAGTACCCCGTCAGGCTGTAGCAGCAAAGCTGCGCCGTCCTGGGGAGCAGACCCTTTTCCACCAGGGGTGCCACCGGGGCGATAAAACCGGTGGCATGGCAGCCCGGCACCGCCACACGGGTGGCGGCGGGCAGTTTTGCCTTGGTATCCCCCAGTTCCGGCAGGCCGTAGAGCCAGTCGGGGCTGGTGCGGTGGGCGGTGGAGGTGTCCAGCACCCGCACGTCGGGCCGCAGCAGCGGCACCACCTCCCGGGCGGCATCGTCCGGCAGGCAGAGGAAGGAGAGATCACTCTCGTTGATCACCGTTGCCCGGGCGTGCACGTCCTTGCGGTCTGCCTCGGAAATGGTCAGAATTTCAAATTCCGGCCGCGCCGCCAGTCGGTCGGCGATGCGCAGCCCCGTGGTGCCGGAGGAACCGTCCACGAAAATCTTGTACTTTGCCACAAAAACACCTGTTTCTGTTTATTGGTTTGTAAGTTTCTGCCGTACCTGTTCGATCTGCTGGAGCACGCTCGCCCTGGTGGGGCCGCCGTAGCTGGTACGGCCCTCGCAGCAATTCGTCAGGTCGATGGCCTGATACACATCCTCCTCGAAGAGGTCGCTGTACTGTTTGAACTCGTCCAGCGTCATCTCTTCCAGCGTCTTGTCGGCGGCGATGCAGGCCGCCACCATGGTGCCGGTGCACTTGTAGGCATCCCGGAAGGGCATGCCCTTCTTGGTCAGGTAGTCGGCGCAGTCGGTGGCGTTGATGAAGCCCTTGGCCGCCGCCCGGCGCATATTGGCGGGCAGCGGGGTCATGGTGGCCAGCATGGGGGTCACGGTGCGCAGGCAGAGTTCCAGCGTGTCCACCGCGTCGAAGATGGCCTCCTTGTCCTCCTGCATGTCCTTGTCGTAGGCCAGGGGGATGCCCTTCATCATGACCAGCAGGGTGTTCAGGTCGCCGTAGACCCGCCCCGTCTTGCCGCGGATCAGCTCGGTGACATCGGGGTTCTTCTTCTGGGGCATGATGGAGGAACCGGTGGTGAAGGCATCGTCCAGCTCGATGAACTTGAACTCCCAGCTGCACCAGAGGATGATCTCCTCGGAAAGACGGGAGAGGTGCATCATGCAGGTGGCGATGGCCGCCCCCAGCTCAATGCAGAAATCCCGGTCGGAGACGCCGTCGATGGAGTTGGCACAAGGGGCGTCAAAGCCCAGTTCCTTCGCCGTATAGAACCGGTCCAGCGGATAGGTGGTACCGGCCAGGGCGCCGGAGCCCAGGGGGCACTCGGCGTTCATCCGTGCGGTGGCGTCCTGCATGCGGCCCAGGTCCCGCAGCAGCATCCAGGCGTAGGCCATGAGCTGGTGGCCGAAGGTCACCGGCTGGGCCCGCTGCAGATGGGTGTAGCCCGGCATGACGTAGTCGGCGCCCTTGGCGGCCTGGTCGCAGATGGTCCCGATCAGTTCTTTGATCTGGCCCTGGATGTGGGCGGAAGCTTCCCGCAGGTTGAGGCGCAGATCCAGCGCCACCTGGTCGTTGCGGCTGCGGCCGGTGTGCAGCCGCTTGCCCGCATCCCCCACCCGGGCGGTGAGGGTCTGTTCTACGAAGGTGTGGACATCCTCGGCGGCGGGGTCGATCTCCAGCGCGCCGCTGTGCAGATCATCCAGGATGCTGTGCAGGCCCCTGTGGATGTCCTGTACGTCCTTTTCCGAGATGATGCCCTGCCGTCCCAGCATGGCGGAGTGGACCAGGCTGCCCTGGATATCCTGCTCGATCATCCGCGCGTCGAAGCGGATGGAGGAGTTGAAGTCATTGACGCGGCTGTCGACGGCCTTGCTGGCGCGCCCCTGCCAAAGTTGCGGCATAAGAACCCTCCTTAGGGTGGTAACAACAAAATCCGCCGTGGGCTTACAGCCCGCCCACGGCGGTACGGAATGGTTGCGATAAAGAGGAAATTACTCCTCGGTAGGCCAGCTCTTGGCCAGCTTGGCGCGCTCGGCGATGGGCAGGCCAAACAGGTTGATGAAGCCGCTGGCGTCGGCCTGGTTGTAGTCGTCATCCTCGCCGAAGGAAGCGGTCTGCTCGTCGTAGAGGGTGTAGGGGCTGGTGACGCCGGCGTTGATCATGTTGCCCTTGTAGAGCTTGAGGGTCACATCGCCGGTGACGGTCTTCTGCAGATCGTCGGTGAAGGCGCAGATGGCCTCCCGCAGCGGGGTGAACCACTGGCCGTTGTAGACCAGCTCGCCCATCTTCTGGGCGATGATCTCCTTGAAGTGGAAGCTCTCCTTGTCGAGCGTGATGGTCTCCAGGACATTATGGGCCTTGTAGAGGATGGCACCGCCGGGAGTCTCATAGACGCCGCGGCTCTTCATGCCCACCAGCCGGTTCTCCACGATGTCCAGCAGGCCGATGCCGTTTTCGCCGCCCAGCTTGTTCAGGTACTCCACCAGCTCGACGCTGCCCATCTCCTTGCCGTCCACAGCGGTGGGGATGCCCTTCTCGAAGTGGATCTTCACATAGGTCGGGGTGTCGGGGGCCTGCTCGGGGCTGACGCCCAGCTCCAGGAAGCCGGGCTTGTTGTACTGGGGCTCCAGAGAGGGCTTCTCCAGGTCCAGGCCCTCATGGCTCAGATGCCACAGGTTCTTGTCCTTGGAGTAGTTGGTCTCCCGGTTGATCTTCAGGGGAATGTTGTGGGCTTCGGCGTAGTCGATCTCCTCGTCACGGCTCTTGATGCTCCACTCCCGCCAGGGGGCGATGATGGTCATATCGGGGGCCATGGCCTTGAGGGTCAGCTCAAAACGGACCTGGTCGTTGCCCTTGCCGGTGCAGCCGTGGCAGATGGCGTCGGCGCCTTCCTTCTTGGCGATGTCGGCCAGCGCCTTGGCGATGCAGGGACGGGCATGGGAGGTGCCCAGCAGATAATCCTCATACTTGGCGTCCGCCTTCAGGCAGGGCCAGATGTAGTTTTCGATGTAGTCCTTCTTCAGGTCCAGCACGTAGAGCTTGGAGGCGCCGGTCTTGATGGCTTTCTCCTCCAGGCCGTCCAGCTCGGTGCCCTGGCCCACGTCGCCGGAAACCGCAATGACTTCGCAGTTGTTGTAGTTTTCCTTCAGCCAGGGGATGATGATGGAGGTATCCAGGCCGCCGGAGTAGGCCAGTACGACTTTCTTGATGTCCGCTTTGTTCTTTTTCATATTCTTCCCTCTCCTGTTCTGCCAGCGCCGGGGATCGGTTGCTTGCCGTCGCTGAATATTTATTCATTCAATGATGTATATTATACAACTTTTACGGCAAAAGACAAGTGGAAAATCCCACAAAGGAGTTTCCACTTTTCCGTTGTTTTTGGGCATTCTGTACAGGAGCGCATGCCCTGTATGCGATTTTCTGCATGAATATTCATTTTTACTTGCAGAATTCCCGCTGGTCACCGTCCTTTTTCCGCCTTAGTATTTATACAGCCGTGCAATTTTGCAGGACCGATTCAATTTCCGCCGCCTCCAGATGCAGCCGCACCGGGGCGGGCGGGTCGGCGGGCGGGTTCAGCGGGCAGGCCCAGTAGCCCAGGTCCAGCCAGCGGCCGAACTTGTAGCCGCTGTTCTTTTCCACCCCGTAGCGGGTGAAGCCCAGCGCCTTGTGGAAGGCGTCGCTCTGGGGGTTGGGCCGGGTGATGAGGGCGAAGGCGTTGTGGTAGCCCTGCCGCCGCAGCAGTTCCAGCAACGCCGTGTAGAGCTTGCGGCCGGTGCCCTGGCCCAGCACGTCGGGGGCACAGTAGACGGTGGTCTCCACGTCCCAGGCGAAGGCCCGCCGGGTGTGCCAGGGATGGGCGCAGGCGTAGCCCGCCAGCCGCCCGTCGGCGGTGTAAGCCACCAGGAAGGGGGCTTTTTCCAGCACCTCGGCGATGTTCTGCCGGTATTCCTCCTCGGTGGACTGTTCATACTGGAAGGTCTGGGTGCCGTGGGTGACGTACCAGTTATACAGTTTCACGACCGCCGCCGCGTCGTCGGGGGTGGCCATCCGCACGGTGAGGCGGCTGCGTTCCGCCCACCGGGCGGCCAGGGCCTCCTTGTCGGCCTTGGACAGTTTTTTCAGGGCCGCCTCCCGCTTGAGGGCCGCGCTCTTGTCGGTGCAGCGCTGGGCGTAGGCCAGCTCCACGGCAGCCTTGCCGTGGCTTTTGGTGTACTTGGCGCCCCCCGCCCCCGTGCGGTGGGCGTGGAGCCGCCGGGCCAGGTCGTTGGTCCAGCCCGCATAGAGGCTGCCGTCGGCGCAGCGCAGCAGGTAGACCCAGGCCGGGGTGTCGGGCAGGCGGTCGGACGCCAGGCTGGCCGCCGGACCCAGAGTTTCGGCGGTCATTCGCTCACCGGGCGTCCGGCGGCCCGCAGCGTGCGGCGGCAGGCCTCGATGGCGGTGGCCTTGTCGTCGGCGGTGATGAGGAACCGGCTGGGATGGCAGAACCGCAACCCCAGGCCGCTGATTTCCCGCAGCTGGGCTTCCGGCTTGCCGGCCCAGGCCGGCGGGAAGGGCAGCTTGCTGCGCTTGGTGCGGTGGTCGGTGACGCACTGGGCGCTGTAGCCGCCCCGCTGGCTGGGATACACCACAAAGAGGGCGTCGGTCTTGTAGAGGCCGTTCTTCCAGGGCATGTAGGCGGGCAGCACCACAATGCCGTCCCGCATGTGGGCGTATGCCCGGCGCACCGTGTCGTCGGCGCGGTTCACCGCGTTGGCCGCGGCGATCTCGTTTTCCAGGATCTGCTTCGCCACCGGCACCGCCCGCCAGAAGCACTCGTCAGGGTCATCCTTGGAATCCCACAGCGGGTTGAAGCTGCCGATGGCATCGGCCAGGGAGTTCTGCTCGCCGGTGTTGTCGTTGAGGTCCAGGGGCTGGATGAAGTTTTCATCCAGCAGCCGGGCCTGGTGCTCCCCCACCAGCTGGGCGCCCAGCACCCGCCACAAAAGGCCGAAGGCCGCGTAGGGCACCCCGTTGGGACGGGTCTCCCGGGGTTCCGCGTGGTGGTCGAACATGCCGCCCCCCACATCGTAGACGATGCCCTGGAAGCCGTCCGGCACCGTGAAGCCCCGGGTCACCTTGATGTCGGGGCGCACGATCTGCAACAGTGCCGTGGAAAACACATCGTCGGCATGGAACTTGCCGCCGTGGGTAAAGCCGTTTGCGGGTATCTTCATAACAGTAGTCTCCTGTTTCGTTTTTCTGCCATTATACCACAACCGGCGGGCCGGTGCACAATATTTCAGACAGAAAAAAGGCGGGCTGCACCTCTGTCTCCCCGTGCAGTCCGCCTTTACGGCCTTATGAAATCAGTGGCCCGGCTGGGGGCCTATGTATCCGCCCGCGCGCCGGAAACTGTGCAGCACCTGACGGCACGCCTCGTTGGCGCGGCGCAGGTACGCCTTGCGGCGCTCCCGGTCCTCCTGCTGGCGCTGCTGCAAGGCGCGCCAGGCAGTACAGGTCTTGTGGCATCCCGCACAGTAGCGGGGACAATCGGTCTGACAGGGCAGCATGGGCGAATCCCTCCCGGTTCATGGTCGTTGATTCCAGTATACCGCGGGTATAGCGCGAAATCTATCGCATTCCGGTCATATTTGCGTAAAGATTCGGTCAACAGGCCGACACAAAGGCCGCGAAGATTTTGCGGCTCTCGGCGCTGACCTTCCAGGAAAATTCGGGGTGCCACTGCACCGCCCAGACAAACCGCTTGCCCGGCTCGTACACCGCCTCCACGATGCCGTCCGGCGCGGTGGCCATGGCGGCAAGCCCCGGCGCCAGTTTGTGGATGGCCTGGTGATGGTAGCTGTTCACCGGCAGGGTGTCCACCCCCAGCAGGTCGGCCAGCGGCGTGCCGGGCAGCAGCCGCACCGTGTGGATGGGCTGGTCGTAGGCGCCGGTCTGGTGGTGGTTGACCTCCGAGGGATACTCCACCGGCAGGTCCTGCCAGAGGGTGCCGCCCAGCGCCGCGTTCAGGAACTGGATGCCCCGGCAGATGCCCAGCACCGGCTTGTCCTGGGCCCGGGCCAGCGCCAGCAGCTCGGTTTCCATGGCGTCCCGCTCGGGGCTGGTCTCGCCGCAGAGCGCCGTCTGGGCCGCCCCGTACACCGACGGCGTCACATCCTGCCCGCCGGTGAAGAGAAACCCGTCGCAGGTATCCGCCAGCCGGGCCAGGGCGGCCTTGTCGGCGGTGAGGGGCAGCATCACCGGCACGCCCCCCGCTTCCTCGATGCCCTGCATGTAGCCGGGCAGCATCCAGTAACTGGCCCGCTGGTAGTCCATCAGCGGCACAAGCCCGATGAGCGGGCGCTTGTTCTCTTCCATTCCCGTTCTCCTCTCCTATCAAAAAAGGCGAAGAACCCCCATAGGGCTCCTTCGCCGTGTCTCCAGGTTATTGTACCGCGCCGGGCGGCCTTCGTCAAGCGTCAGAAGGCTTCCACCTTGAACACCGCCGCGCCGCTGGCCCTTGCCGCCTCGAGGCCCGGGGCGGAATCCTCGAAGATCATCGTCTCCGCCGGGGAAAATCCCAGCTTTTCCATGGCCTTGCGGTACCCTTCCGGGTCGGGCTTGCTTTTTTCCACATCCTCGCTGGTGAGGATCAGGTCAAACCAGCACACACACCCGAAATGGCTCAGCACCTCGGTGGCGTTGCGGCGGCTGCCGGTGGTGACGCAGGCCAGCCGGTGCCCCGCCGCCCGCATGCCCTGGAGCAGTTCAAAGAGCGCCCGGTTGGGCCGCACGGTGTCGAGAAAATCGCCGTACAGCTCCTTTTTGCGGTCGTGCACCCGCTCCACGTCGGCGGGGTCGGGGTCTCCGCCCATGAGGGGGCGGAGAAATTCCTTGTAGTAGCCGCCGTTGCAGCGGGCGGCGTAGTATTCGTCACTGACGGTGAAGCCCAGCTCCTCCAGCGCAGCCCGGTAGGAGGCCGCGTTGGCGGGCACGGTGTCCAGCAGGGTACCGTCCAGATCGACGCAGATCAGCATGGGGGATAAACTCCTTTCAGCGTTGGGCGTGGTCGGCGGCGTCGTTGGCCACCATCACCAGCCCCGCGTAGAACATGGCCGCCCGTTTGCGGTCCCGGGACAGCTTGTAGGGCATGAGCCGCAGCCAGTGGATGACCTCGTGCATGAGGATGCTGTCCAGCTGGTCGGGGTAGCGGCGGCCCAGGTCGGCCATCAGGTTGGCGAAGAGGGCGTCGTAGGCCGCCGACCGGGTGAGGGCGAAGTCGATGTGGCTGCCCTGCACGCTGACCCGTGGAGTCATCATCATGAACTCGTACCCGCCGTGCAGGCTCTGCAGCAGCTTGCCGTAGTCCAGGAAGGGGCTTTCGTGCAGGTTGCCGGTGTTGGGGTCGATGAGATACCAGCCCTTGTCGTCGGTGCGGCATATAATATTCTCGATGGTCAGATCGCCGTGGATGGTGG encodes the following:
- a CDS encoding argininosuccinate synthase; the encoded protein is MKKNKADIKKVVLAYSGGLDTSIIIPWLKENYNNCEVIAVSGDVGQGTELDGLEEKAIKTGASKLYVLDLKKDYIENYIWPCLKADAKYEDYLLGTSHARPCIAKALADIAKKEGADAICHGCTGKGNDQVRFELTLKAMAPDMTIIAPWREWSIKSRDEEIDYAEAHNIPLKINRETNYSKDKNLWHLSHEGLDLEKPSLEPQYNKPGFLELGVSPEQAPDTPTYVKIHFEKGIPTAVDGKEMGSVELVEYLNKLGGENGIGLLDIVENRLVGMKSRGVYETPGGAILYKAHNVLETITLDKESFHFKEIIAQKMGELVYNGQWFTPLREAICAFTDDLQKTVTGDVTLKLYKGNMINAGVTSPYTLYDEQTASFGEDDDYNQADASGFINLFGLPIAERAKLAKSWPTEE
- a CDS encoding acetylornithine/succinylornithine family transaminase, producing MNTQSIMKRDDTYVLHTYGRSPVALVGGQGMVATDAEGKQYLDFTSGIGVNSLGYCHPAWVAAVTAQAGKLQHTSNLYYTEPCGALAEKLCRRTGLDAVFFGNSGAEANEGAIKAARKYSVDTYGPDRNKVLTLVNSFHGRTLATLTATGQDVFHHDFGPFPERFGYIPAGDFAALEAAADEETCAVLLELVQGEGGVVALDKEYVAKVAAFCKEHDILLLVDEVQTGVGRTGTFLACEQFDLHPDIVTLAKGLGGGLPIGAVVMTKKVADHMGPGSHGSTFGGNPVVCAGALVVMDELTDELLARDRALADYLRAELKKLPHVTDVSGLGLMVGIAFEEGIGAAAVRTACEQQGLLVLTAKTRLRLLPPLILTQEDVDKALAILRTVLEKL
- a CDS encoding gamma-glutamyl-gamma-aminobutyrate hydrolase family protein, which produces MEENKRPLIGLVPLMDYQRASYWMLPGYMQGIEEAGGVPVMLPLTADKAALARLADTCDGFLFTGGQDVTPSVYGAAQTALCGETSPERDAMETELLALARAQDKPVLGICRGIQFLNAALGGTLWQDLPVEYPSEVNHHQTGAYDQPIHTVRLLPGTPLADLLGVDTLPVNSYHHQAIHKLAPGLAAMATAPDGIVEAVYEPGKRFVWAVQWHPEFSWKVSAESRKIFAAFVSAC
- the argC gene encoding N-acetyl-gamma-glutamyl-phosphate reductase; its protein translation is MAKYKIFVDGSSGTTGLRIADRLAARPEFEILTISEADRKDVHARATVINESDLSFLCLPDDAAREVVPLLRPDVRVLDTSTAHRTSPDWLYGLPELGDTKAKLPAATRVAVPGCHATGFIAPVAPLVEKGLLPRTAQLCCYSLTGYSGGGKKMIAQYEAPREDAALNAPRPYGLALHHKHLPEMKAITGLDTAPNFVPIVADYYAGMETMIPLDLAALGLTAQQVADTLADYYAGGKIISVHPLNEGTDGGFLAANKLAGSDRLEIFCLANPDGTQMQLISLFDNLGKGSSGAAVQCMNLMLGLDECAGLAL
- the argJ gene encoding bifunctional glutamate N-acetyltransferase/amino-acid acetyltransferase ArgJ, whose protein sequence is METFQPVAGGICAAKGFSAAGVHCGIRHNHSKLDLALIKADVRCAGAGCYTTNKVYGAPITVDREHLKDGYAQAIVVNSGNANTCAPNGIQLAKDTCDLVAKALGIDAGDVLPASTGVIGQAMELTPFEKGVPAAAAKLAATAEGSHDAATAIMTTDTHAKEFAVEFTVGGKTCRIGAIAKGSGMIHPNMATMLLFMTTDAQVEPAVLQKALSTVVPATFNQISVDGDTSTNDTVLLLASGLSGAAVAEGTADYDTFVAALTTVAEHLCRELAADGEGATKLLECIVTGAPDLATARAVSKSVIHSTLFKAAMFGADANWGRVLCAIGYTPGDFDISKTAVRLKSRAGEVFVCENAAYHPYSEEEAAKVLHEDEIQILVDLGSGDATAKAWGCDLTYDYVKINGDYRT
- the argH gene encoding argininosuccinate lyase — encoded protein: MPQLWQGRASKAVDSRVNDFNSSIRFDARMIEQDIQGSLVHSAMLGRQGIISEKDVQDIHRGLHSILDDLHSGALEIDPAAEDVHTFVEQTLTARVGDAGKRLHTGRSRNDQVALDLRLNLREASAHIQGQIKELIGTICDQAAKGADYVMPGYTHLQRAQPVTFGHQLMAYAWMLLRDLGRMQDATARMNAECPLGSGALAGTTYPLDRFYTAKELGFDAPCANSIDGVSDRDFCIELGAAIATCMMHLSRLSEEIILWCSWEFKFIELDDAFTTGSSIMPQKKNPDVTELIRGKTGRVYGDLNTLLVMMKGIPLAYDKDMQEDKEAIFDAVDTLELCLRTVTPMLATMTPLPANMRRAAAKGFINATDCADYLTKKGMPFRDAYKCTGTMVAACIAADKTLEEMTLDEFKQYSDLFEEDVYQAIDLTNCCEGRTSYGGPTRASVLQQIEQVRQKLTNQ
- a CDS encoding MYG1 family protein; the encoded protein is MKIPANGFTHGGKFHADDVFSTALLQIVRPDIKVTRGFTVPDGFQGIVYDVGGGMFDHHAEPRETRPNGVPYAAFGLLWRVLGAQLVGEHQARLLDENFIQPLDLNDNTGEQNSLADAIGSFNPLWDSKDDPDECFWRAVPVAKQILENEIAAANAVNRADDTVRRAYAHMRDGIVVLPAYMPWKNGLYKTDALFVVYPSQRGGYSAQCVTDHRTKRSKLPFPPAWAGKPEAQLREISGLGLRFCHPSRFLITADDKATAIEACRRTLRAAGRPVSE
- the argB gene encoding acetylglutamate kinase, with product MKNEQMALLFSEATPYIQKYHGKTLVVKYGGNAMVNDELKLAVMNDLVTLTLLGVRVVLVHGGGPAINQMLKRVGKESKFVGGLRYTDKETMGIVQQVLAGQVNKDLVALLKGRGVGLCGMDGHMITCSRKADMDLGYVGEIERVDTTLIDHLLADSFIPVIATVGMDSNGIPYNINADTAAAEIAIALHAEKLVSMTDIVGLLYDKDDESTLIPEVEVSEIEGYKQAGVIAGGMLPKIEGMAEAIYKGVHEAVIIDGRVPHSILLEMFSDRGAGTMFYRRGNR
- a CDS encoding GNAT family N-acetyltransferase; the encoded protein is MTAETLGPAASLASDRLPDTPAWVYLLRCADGSLYAGWTNDLARRLHAHRTGAGGAKYTKSHGKAAVELAYAQRCTDKSAALKREAALKKLSKADKEALAARWAERSRLTVRMATPDDAAAVVKLYNWYVTHGTQTFQYEQSTEEEYRQNIAEVLEKAPFLVAYTADGRLAGYACAHPWHTRRAFAWDVETTVYCAPDVLGQGTGRKLYTALLELLRRQGYHNAFALITRPNPQSDAFHKALGFTRYGVEKNSGYKFGRWLDLGYWACPLNPPADPPAPVRLHLEAAEIESVLQNCTAV
- a CDS encoding HAD family hydrolase, whose product is MLICVDLDGTLLDTVPANAASYRAALEELGFTVSDEYYAARCNGGYYKEFLRPLMGGDPDPADVERVHDRKKELYGDFLDTVRPNRALFELLQGMRAAGHRLACVTTGSRRNATEVLSHFGCVCWFDLILTSEDVEKSKPDPEGYRKAMEKLGFSPAETMIFEDSAPGLEAARASGAAVFKVEAF